In a genomic window of Halobiforma lacisalsi AJ5:
- a CDS encoding DUF302 domain-containing protein, producing the protein MSLPIDPATIDPEEYGEKQAVLEMEHEEAIEHVREVCTDVGFGIPVEFSPSELLNEKVDADRDPYYVLGACNPEIADQALEETPKIGGLFPCNMIVWEEEPGRQRVYHVSIMKIARLLGTAPDNEAWAGIIDETGDYVEEAFERFDSVETEITD; encoded by the coding sequence ATGAGTCTCCCGATCGACCCCGCGACGATCGACCCGGAGGAGTACGGCGAAAAGCAGGCCGTCCTCGAGATGGAGCACGAGGAGGCGATCGAACACGTCCGCGAGGTGTGTACGGACGTCGGGTTCGGCATCCCGGTCGAGTTCTCGCCCTCGGAACTGCTCAACGAGAAAGTCGACGCCGATCGGGACCCGTACTACGTGCTGGGCGCGTGCAACCCCGAAATCGCGGACCAGGCCCTCGAAGAAACGCCGAAGATCGGCGGTCTCTTCCCCTGTAACATGATCGTCTGGGAAGAAGAACCGGGTCGGCAGCGCGTCTACCACGTCTCCATCATGAAGATCGCCCGCCTGCTCGGAACGGCCCCGGACAACGAGGCGTGGGCCGGGATCATCGACGAGACGGGCGACTACGTCGAGGAGGCGTTCGAACGCTTCGACTCGGTCGAGACTGAGATCACGGACTGA